The Oncorhynchus kisutch isolate 150728-3 linkage group LG14, Okis_V2, whole genome shotgun sequence genomic sequence catcgaacacctttgggattaattggaatgtAGActacaagccaggcctaatcgcccaacatcagtgcccgacctcactaaggcTCTTCTGAAAGGAAGCGAGTCACCGCACcaatgctccaacatctagtggaaagccttcccagaagcgCAGAAGGTgtaatagcagcaaaggggggaccaactacatattaatgcccatgatttcgccatgagatgtttgacaagcagctGTCCACATATGGCCTCTACTGAATGGTCCAGTTTAATTGGGAGTATGTTCACTTTTTGAAGTTATTTACTTTAGATAGCATGACACTTATTTGATGGGAAAGTGATTTTTTTGCCTACCAAGTTTGATCATTTTGTCCATTCAGATGTATGCTACTAGATTACATTATCTGGCTCTGTCATAATTTTTAACCTGTGATCAGTGAACTATTTGCAGAGTAATAGACACTCTTTCAGCATTTGAAAGGACATTGTGAAACCCATTGCCTCTTACATAGTAAGCTAAATGTAATTTGGCACAGCAGTAGATGTGGCACTCAAAAACCTTTCACCCATTCCAACCATTATTCCTACACTGGAAATTGCCGAACTACATACCGTGACGTCCGTGGCTGTGATTGGTCCACATTAGCATGCGTGCGTCGCCTAGATCCCTTTAAAACCATGGATCGTTCTCATCAGAGAGAGTAGATTCGATTTTTGGAAAGATAGATCGCACTGTTGGGGATATTACAGATAACTGGAAAGATGGTTGACAAGTTTGTGGGGACCTGGAAAATGATTTCCAGCGATAACTTTGATGACTACATGAAAGCTTTGGGTATGGTATTTTTTCTAATCTTGAATAAATTATTGATAAACGTATGATAGGAGTAAATATAATGATAACATAACATATTATAATACGATAAAGATTATCATTTGTATTTATATAAAATGATGCATGATAATGCTTTTGGTTGCACCCCACCACACTACCAATAGATCCCACTTGACAGTTTGTTCTCCGCTGTGCAGGTGTTGGCTTCGCGACTCGACAGGTGGGAAACCGCACCAAGCCCAGTCTCATCATCAACATGGACGACCAAGGAATGATCTGTGTGAAATCCCAGAGCACTTTCAAAACGGTTGAGATTAAATTCAAACTCAACGAGCCTTTCGAGGAAACAACCGCCGACGACAGAAAAACAATGGTTGGTTGGGATCAAAATCTATGTGTGAAAGTCCGTTGACTTGGGTGAACCTAGTCATTGGAAATAACTTACATTTTTCCTTTAATCTTCAGACCGTTTTTACTCTTGAAAATGGCAACCTTGTGCAAAAACAGAACTGGGACGGCAAAGAGacgataatagagagagaggtaactgGTGATGGAAAGTTGATAGCGGTAAGGAATAGTTTATTTAATTTCTTATTTTAAAAAACGACTTTATAATAGCCTACATGGTCCTGTAGTCTTTTTGTTGATTGTTTGtagtgtttgtttatttgttaatAACCTCTGCATTTGACAGATTACTGTCAAATAATTTATGATATGAGAAAGTAATTTAAACTTTGTATAACAAAGTTTAACTGTCGCCAATAAAACTGGTTGGGAAAGTTAAATCACACTTGAATTTATAATCTCAACCCTTTTACATGTAACACTTCATGCATTTTTGACTGAACAAGTGTTTTATCGCGCTCAAACCTACAACATATGCTGGAATGTGTATTCCTGGCTCCTAGCCTGCACCTGACACATCTCAACTCTGACCTACCAAactctttttccctctccccctctgttctcctttcaccttcctccctcctcatcctttCAGAAATGCGTGATGGGGGATGTGGTTGCGGTGAGGACATACGTAAAGGAGGCGTGATGGGACTCGTGACCATTTTTCCTCGATGATTGGATAACGACAGGCTCAGTTCAATGAGCAGCAAATGAGCAGCAAAGCTGCACGTATTTGCTCATATTCTTTATTGTATTGCCAACGCATATTTATGCATTGTACTACTCTAATATAATACATTTGGTTATAAACATTGTTTTGATTTGAATTAAAACCTTAAAATTGCCTTCTTGTTCTCATTTGAAATGATTGCATGATGTCTTGGTTGGATTCTCCACGTGTTGAGACAGTAGGGACAATATTGACCGCTGAAGACTAATGTGTATATTTTCCTCTTTAACTCGAAACGTGTAAGAATAACAAGACATGAGACATTAATACATATTATTCATTGACTAACACCACGTGGGAGCTTTCAGCTATTAATGTAGTCACATTTCCCAGTACATAAAATGACAAACAATGTTCTGTGACAAACATCTGTGTTTTGCTGCAACAATTACGTTCTTTGATGATCGCAAACATGGATATGTGACAGCGCTCTTGTCTTTACCAATGCCTAGTGTTTAACAGAGTATACGTTAATAATCTGACCAAGGTTAGGCCTATTTGCATTGCTTTGGCAGTCAGACGCAGATATATAGCAGAGCATTTAATCACCATAGCTACTGATGCCTTACGCGCTACCGAGCATTCGAAATGACCCATTATTTAAAACTGACAAATACGTAGGCCCAGGTCAACAGGATCCATAGCTTTAATTGATAGCCCAACTGACTAATGTACTCATTTTAAACACTGTACAAGCCAAATTGATATGGAACAGAGTATGTGAGCGGAATTTGGAGCGGAGCATACCCAATTCGACTGGAGTGCGGAGCgagattcccaaaggctggagTCTCCGCCTTCTCGCCCGTTCCAATTTCGCTCCAATAGCGCTCACTTCACGAGTTTAGGGCATACCCGGACCAGCATGCATTTAtggtctacttgtgtgctgctatagctccttgctttagctactgtcagGGAGCTCGCTAAATATGTTCATAAAGAAACTCATAAAACACACAGGTGCAAAATCAAgatgacttacaaagatgaggaccaagagctAGAGAGGCAGTGCcaagatgaggaccaagagcaagagaggcagtgccaagatgaggaccaagagcaagagaggcagtgccaagatgaggaccaagagcaagagaggcagtgccaagatgaggaccaagagcaagagaggcagtgccaagatgaggaccaagagcaagagaggcagtgccaagatgaggaccaagagcaagagaggcagtgccaagatgaggaccaagagcaagagaggcagtgccaagatgaggaccaagagcaagagaggcagtgccaagatgaggaccaagagcaagagaggcagtgccaagatgaggaccaagagcaagagaggcagTGCCAAGATGTAATGTCCACAATTAAATactcattgtggaatctgaaaaggcacatatccccaaagcatgatggtATAGGCGACTTACTACGTGCACATACTAAAAGAAAGGAACAAATTGGGTAGATAATTAAGTGTGtaattgtagcaaagtatttataaactaAAAACAGATCTCTTAAAAGTTTCTTTCATGTTGGTTAtattatctatacaataggccataattgattttggcccaataggccTGGAATATTCCAACTGTCAAGGAGCTTTCCgttttgattgggttattttgcctaaaaaccATTAGGCCTAGCTATTGGCAAGAGTGGCCAAAATGGTGTTTAGCATCCCAGCGGCCCTGCAAACGTGGCGAGGATATTCTCCGCTGCCGACCTGCTCTACAGGCACGATCGCATGAGCCTGAAGCCCCAGATTCTGGCCAAACTCCTGTttctaaaaatgtattcaaaG encodes the following:
- the fabp4a gene encoding fatty acid binding protein 4a; protein product: MVDKFVGTWKMISSDNFDDYMKALGVGFATRQVGNRTKPSLIINMDDQGMICVKSQSTFKTVEIKFKLNEPFEETTADDRKTMTVFTLENGNLVQKQNWDGKETIIEREVTGDGKLIAKCVMGDVVAVRTYVKEA